One genomic window of Cupriavidus oxalaticus includes the following:
- the truA gene encoding tRNA pseudouridine(38-40) synthase TruA: protein MNRIALGLHYDGAAFSGWQSQPHRNTVQDHLEDAIERFAGVRLLTTVAGRTDAGVHALGQVIHLDTGLEREPFSWVRGVNAFLPRSIALQWALPVDEGFHARFLAYERMYYYALYTGPHRVPMVHGRAGYQMLPPGQRLDVDAMREAAAHLIGEHDFSAFRAAECQAKSPVKTMYDVTIRDDGNWVFLRFRASAFLHHMVRNLMGCLVAVGRRRYPPQWLAQVLAGRDRKLAAPTFMPDGLYLVGVKYPDAYPIPAADPSASLFHGVFDDAA, encoded by the coding sequence ATGAACCGCATCGCACTTGGCCTGCACTACGACGGCGCCGCCTTTTCCGGGTGGCAGTCGCAGCCGCACCGCAATACCGTGCAGGATCACCTCGAAGACGCCATCGAGCGCTTTGCCGGCGTGCGCCTGCTGACCACCGTGGCGGGGCGCACCGATGCCGGCGTGCACGCGCTGGGGCAGGTGATCCACCTGGATACCGGGCTGGAACGCGAGCCCTTCTCCTGGGTGCGTGGCGTCAATGCCTTCCTGCCGCGGTCGATCGCGCTGCAGTGGGCGCTGCCGGTCGACGAAGGCTTCCATGCCCGCTTCCTGGCCTATGAGCGCATGTACTACTACGCGCTCTACACCGGTCCGCACCGGGTGCCAATGGTTCATGGCCGCGCCGGCTACCAGATGCTGCCGCCCGGACAACGCCTCGACGTGGACGCCATGCGCGAAGCCGCGGCGCACCTGATCGGCGAGCACGACTTTTCCGCGTTCCGCGCCGCCGAATGCCAGGCCAAGTCGCCGGTCAAGACCATGTACGACGTCACCATCCGCGACGACGGCAACTGGGTGTTCCTGCGCTTTCGCGCCAGCGCCTTCCTGCACCATATGGTGCGCAACCTGATGGGCTGCCTGGTGGCGGTGGGCCGGCGCCGCTACCCGCCGCAGTGGCTCGCGCAGGTGCTCGCCGGGCGCGACCGCAAGCTGGCGGCGCCCACGTTCATGCCGGATGGCCTCTACCTGGTCGGGGTCAAGTATCCTGATGCTTACCCGATCCCCGCGGCCGACCCGTCCGCGAGCCTGTTCCATGGAGTGTTCGATGACGCAGCCTGA
- a CDS encoding FimV/HubP family polar landmark protein, giving the protein MSVSQHRRKDAPTARQRWSTLAVTALGLLLAQPAAYAAGFGQLRVQSNLGQPLQAEIDISGVTPDEAAALNVKLASPGAYAAAGLIYQPAVSTLRLEIERRPNGSYVAKVRSTQPISEPFVDILVDMSWASGKVSRAYTFLLDPAGVKPSNESYSPSTVVQAATPDASPATAQQPAAAAAPQAAAPGAAQGAAPAAESARPAAPVRPARQARRAPSAPAASADTAPGSGYTVKRGDTLYGIAGEAVQGAESVSLDQMLVALYRNNPNAFIGGNMNRLRSGAVLQVPTQQQAQSVTPKEARREVVARTQGFDAYRSRLASAAAAKSVVPDSGRQQSGNVTARVQEQAAPTDGPRDELKLSKGERGAQADAAAKAEANVARERQVKEAEARLAQLEKNIGDMQKLLELKNAEIAKLSQTNQAALADKEKEKEKAAAVAKPEAAAPNVVAAQAPKADAAEPAAAAAAAAATAAAVPDAAASAAAAAAPAVAAAGASAPQAAAAAAAPASAPAAKPAPPVVAPPAPVQEPSFLDGLLANPLLLPGGGLVVALLGVYAIYRRRRQQKEGEATGFGDSILSQESTVMAGTNSLFGAAGGQSVDTSQHSVFGADFRIGNNTPEANEVDPIAEAEVYIAYGRDVQAEEILREALEKSPEQQSVRLKLLEIYSNRQDVEGFRVIAEEMFAQTGGHGAEWLKAAEMGRALEPGNAMYLAVTPEAAGPDTASPATDQWRTQDPSQDPASIPRLEPSLGDLALPLDAFPAPAAGDPIVAPASAAMMFGADSDPTEPAVRLDGGLDLDFPARASDPLADEHAHDVPRLDTPTRSRPLEFDMSALSLDLGSGPSANSDAPVAADEAFAPLPATTLLRDGKLAAPIDLSRVPDETNPDTARGVSPSTLSTDGFDGGRDMQIKLDLARAYIEIGDKEGARELLQEVVEQSQDPLQAEARSLLLEVA; this is encoded by the coding sequence GTGAGTGTGAGCCAACATCGCCGGAAAGATGCGCCTACTGCCCGTCAGCGCTGGTCAACGCTGGCCGTCACGGCACTGGGTCTGCTGCTTGCGCAGCCGGCCGCATATGCCGCGGGGTTCGGGCAATTGCGGGTTCAGTCGAATCTGGGGCAGCCGCTGCAGGCTGAGATCGACATCAGCGGGGTCACACCCGATGAGGCCGCCGCGCTGAACGTCAAGCTGGCGTCGCCTGGGGCGTACGCCGCGGCCGGGCTGATCTACCAGCCCGCGGTCAGCACGCTGCGGCTGGAGATCGAGCGCCGCCCGAACGGCAGCTATGTCGCCAAGGTCCGTTCGACGCAGCCGATCAGCGAGCCGTTCGTCGATATCCTGGTCGACATGAGCTGGGCCAGCGGCAAGGTTTCGCGCGCCTACACATTCCTGCTTGATCCCGCCGGGGTCAAGCCTTCCAACGAGAGCTATTCGCCTTCGACGGTGGTGCAGGCTGCAACGCCCGACGCTTCGCCCGCCACCGCGCAACAGCCCGCGGCTGCGGCGGCGCCGCAGGCGGCCGCACCGGGAGCCGCACAGGGGGCCGCGCCCGCCGCAGAATCCGCCCGTCCGGCAGCGCCGGTGCGTCCCGCACGGCAGGCCAGGCGCGCGCCGTCCGCGCCCGCCGCCAGCGCCGACACGGCGCCGGGCAGTGGCTATACCGTCAAGCGCGGCGATACGCTGTACGGGATTGCCGGCGAAGCCGTACAGGGCGCCGAATCGGTGTCGCTGGACCAGATGCTGGTCGCGCTCTACCGCAACAATCCCAACGCCTTTATCGGCGGCAACATGAACCGGCTGCGCAGCGGCGCGGTGCTGCAGGTGCCGACCCAGCAACAGGCGCAGTCCGTCACGCCGAAGGAGGCGCGCCGCGAGGTGGTGGCGCGCACGCAGGGCTTCGACGCCTATCGCAGCCGCCTGGCGAGTGCCGCCGCGGCCAAGTCGGTCGTACCCGACAGCGGCCGCCAGCAGTCCGGCAACGTGACGGCGCGCGTGCAGGAACAGGCCGCCCCGACCGATGGCCCACGCGACGAGCTGAAGCTGAGCAAGGGCGAGCGGGGCGCGCAGGCCGATGCTGCCGCCAAGGCCGAAGCCAACGTCGCGCGCGAGCGCCAGGTCAAGGAAGCCGAGGCGCGCCTGGCGCAGCTGGAAAAGAATATCGGCGACATGCAGAAGCTGCTCGAGCTGAAGAACGCCGAGATCGCCAAGCTGAGCCAGACCAACCAGGCTGCGCTGGCTGACAAGGAAAAGGAGAAGGAAAAGGCGGCCGCGGTGGCCAAGCCGGAAGCAGCCGCACCGAACGTGGTGGCTGCCCAGGCGCCAAAGGCCGATGCCGCTGAACCGGCAGCGGCAGCGGCAGCGGCAGCAGCCACTGCCGCCGCCGTGCCGGATGCCGCCGCCAGTGCCGCTGCTGCCGCAGCGCCGGCGGTGGCAGCCGCCGGGGCTTCGGCGCCGCAGGCCGCAGCAGCGGCTGCCGCGCCGGCATCGGCCCCGGCAGCCAAGCCGGCGCCGCCCGTGGTGGCCCCGCCCGCACCGGTGCAGGAGCCGTCGTTCCTTGACGGCCTGCTGGCCAACCCGCTGCTGCTGCCCGGCGGCGGCCTGGTGGTGGCGCTGCTCGGCGTCTACGCGATCTATCGCCGCCGCCGCCAGCAGAAGGAAGGCGAGGCGACCGGCTTCGGCGACAGCATCCTGTCGCAGGAAAGCACGGTGATGGCCGGCACCAATTCGCTGTTCGGTGCCGCCGGCGGCCAGAGTGTCGATACCTCGCAGCACAGCGTGTTCGGTGCCGACTTCCGCATCGGCAACAACACGCCGGAAGCCAACGAGGTCGACCCGATCGCCGAGGCCGAGGTCTATATCGCCTACGGGCGCGATGTGCAGGCGGAGGAAATCCTGCGCGAAGCCCTGGAGAAAAGCCCGGAGCAGCAGTCGGTGCGGCTCAAGCTCCTGGAGATTTACAGCAACAGACAGGATGTGGAAGGTTTCCGCGTGATAGCAGAAGAAATGTTCGCCCAGACCGGCGGGCACGGTGCGGAATGGCTGAAGGCAGCGGAAATGGGGCGCGCGCTCGAGCCGGGCAACGCGATGTACCTGGCGGTGACGCCGGAGGCCGCGGGTCCGGATACGGCCTCGCCGGCGACGGACCAGTGGCGCACACAGGACCCGTCGCAGGATCCGGCTTCGATCCCGCGCCTGGAGCCCTCGCTGGGCGACCTGGCGTTGCCGCTGGACGCCTTCCCGGCGCCCGCGGCGGGCGACCCGATCGTGGCGCCGGCGTCGGCGGCAATGATGTTCGGTGCGGATTCGGACCCGACCGAGCCGGCGGTGCGCCTGGACGGCGGACTGGACCTGGACTTCCCGGCCCGTGCCAGCGACCCGCTGGCGGACGAGCACGCGCACGACGTGCCGCGCCTGGACACGCCGACGCGCTCGCGGCCGCTGGAGTTCGACATGTCGGCCCTTTCGCTGGACCTGGGCAGTGGGCCGTCGGCCAACAGTGATGCGCCGGTCGCGGCGGACGAGGCTTTCGCGCCGCTGCCAGCGACCACCCTGCTGCGCGACGGCAAGCTGGCTGCGCCGATCGACCTGTCGCGTGTACCGGACGAAACCAATCCCGACACGGCCCGCGGCGTTTCGCCCAGCACGCTGTCGACCGATGGCTTCGACGGCGGGCGCGACATGCAGATCAAGCTCGACCTGGCACGCGCCTATATCGAGATCGGCGACAAGGAAGGGGCCCGCGAGCTGCTGCAGGAAGTGGTCGAGCAGTCGCAGGACCCGCTGCAGGCCGAGGCCCGTTCGCTGCTGCTGGAAGTGGCCTGA
- the asd gene encoding aspartate-semialdehyde dehydrogenase: MIVGLVGWRGMVGSVLMQRMQEERDFDHIEPVFFSTSNAGGKAPAMAKNETTLKDANDIEALKKCDVVLTAQGGDYTNEVFPKLRAAGWKGYWIDAASSLRMKDDAIIVLDPVNQGVIKDALSKGVKNFIGGNCTVSCMLIGLGGLFQADMVEWMTSMTYQAASGGGAQHMRELLTQFGTLNASVKPLLDDPASAILEIDRQILATQHGLSAEETKQFGVPLAGNLIPWIDKDLGNGQSKEEWKGGAETNKILGRGEGFLGATGATPIAVDGLCVRIGAMRCHSQALTIKLRRDVPLDEIEGMLAAHNQWAKVVPNTREASMTDLTPAAVTGTLTIPVGRLRKMQMGGEYLSAFTVGDQLLWGAAEPLRRMLRILIES; the protein is encoded by the coding sequence ATGATTGTAGGTCTCGTCGGTTGGCGGGGTATGGTCGGCAGCGTCCTGATGCAGCGCATGCAGGAAGAGCGTGATTTCGACCACATCGAGCCCGTCTTCTTCAGCACGTCCAACGCCGGCGGCAAGGCGCCCGCCATGGCCAAGAACGAAACCACGCTCAAGGATGCCAACGACATCGAGGCACTGAAGAAGTGCGACGTGGTGCTGACCGCCCAGGGCGGCGACTACACCAACGAGGTCTTCCCCAAGCTGCGCGCGGCTGGCTGGAAGGGCTACTGGATCGACGCGGCCTCGTCGCTGCGCATGAAGGACGATGCCATCATCGTGCTGGATCCGGTCAACCAGGGTGTGATCAAGGACGCGCTGTCCAAGGGCGTCAAGAATTTCATCGGCGGCAACTGCACGGTCAGCTGCATGCTGATTGGCCTGGGCGGCCTGTTCCAGGCCGACATGGTCGAATGGATGACCTCGATGACCTACCAGGCCGCTTCGGGCGGCGGCGCCCAGCACATGCGCGAGCTGCTGACGCAGTTCGGCACGCTGAACGCGTCGGTCAAGCCGCTGCTGGATGACCCGGCGTCGGCCATCCTGGAAATCGACCGCCAGATCCTGGCGACCCAGCATGGCCTGTCCGCCGAGGAAACCAAGCAGTTCGGCGTGCCGCTGGCCGGCAACCTGATCCCCTGGATCGACAAGGACCTGGGCAACGGCCAGTCCAAGGAAGAATGGAAGGGCGGCGCCGAGACCAACAAGATCCTGGGCCGTGGCGAGGGCTTCCTGGGTGCGACCGGCGCCACGCCGATCGCCGTCGACGGCCTGTGCGTCCGCATCGGCGCGATGCGCTGCCACTCGCAGGCGCTGACCATCAAGCTGCGCCGCGACGTGCCGCTGGACGAGATCGAAGGCATGCTGGCGGCCCACAACCAGTGGGCCAAGGTGGTGCCAAACACGCGTGAAGCCAGCATGACCGACCTGACCCCGGCGGCCGTGACCGGCACGCTGACGATCCCGGTCGGCCGCCTGCGCAAGATGCAGATGGGCGGCGAGTACCTGTCGGCCTTCACGGTCGGCGACCAGCTGCTGTGGGGCGCGGCCGAGCCGCTGCGCCGCATGCTGCGTATCCTGATCGAATCGTGA
- the leuB gene encoding 3-isopropylmalate dehydrogenase, with product MKIAVLPGDGIGPEIVAEAVKVLNALDEKFELETAPVGGAGYEAEGHPLPENTLKLAKEADAILFGAVGDWKYDSLERPLRPEQAILGLRKHLQLFANFRPAICYPELTGASSLKPELVAGLDILIVRELNGDIYFGQPRGLREAPDGLFKGAREAFDTMRYSEPEIRRIAHVAFQAAAKRGKKLCSVDKANVLETFQFWKDIVIDVSKEYPEVELSHMYVDNAAMQLVKAPKSFDVIVTGNMFGDILSDEAAMLTGSIGMLPSASLDANNKGLYEPSHGSAPDIAGKGVANPLATILSAAMMLRYSLNRAEQADRIENAVKKVLAQGYRTGDILTPGCKQVGTREMGEAVLAAL from the coding sequence ATGAAGATCGCAGTCCTGCCGGGTGACGGCATCGGTCCCGAAATCGTTGCAGAGGCCGTCAAGGTCCTGAACGCGCTCGACGAGAAGTTCGAACTCGAAACCGCGCCCGTGGGCGGCGCCGGCTACGAGGCCGAAGGCCATCCGCTGCCGGAGAACACGCTGAAGCTGGCCAAGGAGGCCGACGCCATCCTGTTCGGCGCCGTCGGCGACTGGAAGTACGACAGCCTGGAGCGCCCGCTGCGCCCCGAGCAGGCCATCCTGGGCCTGCGCAAGCACCTGCAGCTGTTCGCCAACTTCCGTCCGGCGATCTGCTACCCGGAACTGACCGGTGCCTCGAGCCTGAAGCCCGAGCTGGTGGCCGGCCTGGACATCCTGATCGTCCGTGAGCTGAACGGCGACATCTACTTCGGCCAGCCGCGCGGCCTGCGCGAAGCGCCGGACGGCCTGTTCAAGGGCGCGCGCGAAGCCTTCGACACCATGCGCTACAGCGAGCCGGAAATCCGCCGCATCGCGCATGTGGCGTTCCAGGCCGCGGCCAAGCGCGGCAAGAAGCTGTGCAGCGTCGACAAGGCCAACGTGCTCGAGACCTTCCAGTTCTGGAAGGACATCGTGATCGATGTCAGCAAGGAATATCCGGAAGTCGAGCTGTCGCACATGTATGTCGACAACGCGGCCATGCAGCTGGTCAAGGCGCCCAAGAGCTTCGACGTGATCGTCACCGGCAACATGTTCGGCGACATCCTGTCGGACGAGGCCGCCATGCTGACCGGCTCGATCGGCATGCTGCCGTCGGCGTCGCTGGATGCGAACAACAAAGGCCTGTATGAGCCTTCGCACGGCTCGGCGCCGGACATCGCCGGCAAGGGCGTGGCCAATCCGCTGGCCACCATCCTGTCGGCGGCGATGATGCTGCGGTACTCGCTGAACCGCGCCGAGCAGGCCGACCGCATCGAGAACGCCGTCAAGAAGGTGCTGGCTCAGGGCTATCGCACCGGCGACATCCTGACGCCGGGCTGCAAGCAGGTCGGCACCCGCGAGATGGGAGAGGCCGTTCTGGCCGCACTGTAA
- the leuD gene encoding 3-isopropylmalate dehydratase small subunit, whose translation MDKFTVHSGLVAPLDRENVDTDAIIPKQFLKSIKRTGFGPNLFDEWRYKDVGEPGMDNSKRPLNPDFVLNQQRYQGASILLARRNFGCGSSREHAPWALTQYGFRAVIAPSFADIFFNNCYKNGLLPVVLSEQQVDHLFNETNAFNGYQLTIDLDKQAVITPSGQGYEFDIAPFRKYCMLNGFDDIGLTLRHADKIKAYEAERVAKMPWLNNRLVG comes from the coding sequence ATGGACAAGTTCACTGTACACAGCGGCCTCGTGGCTCCGCTCGACCGCGAGAACGTCGACACCGACGCCATCATCCCGAAGCAGTTCCTGAAGTCGATCAAGCGCACCGGCTTTGGCCCCAACCTGTTCGACGAGTGGCGCTACAAGGATGTCGGCGAGCCCGGCATGGACAACAGCAAGCGTCCGCTGAACCCGGATTTCGTGCTGAACCAGCAGCGCTACCAGGGGGCATCGATCCTGCTGGCGCGCCGCAACTTCGGCTGCGGCAGTTCGCGCGAGCACGCGCCGTGGGCGCTGACGCAATACGGCTTCCGCGCCGTGATCGCGCCCAGCTTTGCCGATATCTTCTTCAACAACTGCTACAAGAACGGCTTGCTGCCGGTGGTGTTGAGCGAGCAGCAGGTCGACCACCTGTTCAACGAGACCAACGCGTTCAACGGCTACCAGCTGACCATCGACCTGGACAAGCAGGCCGTGATCACACCGTCGGGCCAGGGCTATGAATTCGACATTGCCCCGTTCCGCAAGTACTGCATGCTGAATGGCTTCGACGATATCGGCCTGACCCTGCGCCATGCCGACAAGATCAAGGCCTACGAGGCCGAGCGCGTGGCGAAGATGCCGTGGCTGAACAACCGCCTGGTCGGATAA
- a CDS encoding entericidin A/B family lipoprotein, with amino-acid sequence MKRTLIAWLACLGMLQLAGCNTMAGLGKDTQAAGSSLERAAKK; translated from the coding sequence ATGAAAAGGACCCTGATCGCATGGCTGGCATGCCTGGGCATGCTGCAGCTGGCTGGCTGCAACACCATGGCCGGCCTGGGCAAGGACACGCAGGCCGCCGGCAGCTCGCTCGAGCGCGCGGCCAAGAAGTAA
- the leuC gene encoding 3-isopropylmalate dehydratase large subunit — translation MAKTLYDKLWDDHTVHVEEDGTTLLYIDRHLLHEVTSPQAFEGLKMAERPVWRISANLAVSDHNVPTTDRSQGIADPVSKLQVDTLDANCDSFGITQFKMTDHRQGIVHVIGPEQGATLPGMTVVCGDSHTSTHGAFGALAHGIGTSEVEHVLATQTLLGKKAKNMLVRVEGKLPRGCTAKDIVLAIIGKIGTAGGTGYTIEFAGSAIRDLTMEGRMTVCNMAIEAGARAGLVAVDDVTLEYVKGRPYAPQGVEWEQAVAYWRTLHSDAGAKFDQVVELRAEEIRPQVTWGTSPEMVISIEDRVPDPEKEKDSTKRNAMERALEYMGLQPNVPVESISIDKVFIGSCTNSRIEDMRAAAWVVQKLGRKIASNVKLALVVPGSGLVKEQAEREGLDKIFKAAGFEWREPGCSMCLAMNADRLDPGERCASTSNRNFEGRQGAGGRTHLVSPAMAAAAAIEGHFVDIRKLG, via the coding sequence ATGGCCAAGACGCTCTACGACAAACTCTGGGATGACCACACCGTCCACGTCGAGGAAGACGGCACCACGCTGCTCTACATCGACCGCCACCTGCTGCATGAAGTGACCAGCCCGCAGGCGTTCGAAGGCCTGAAGATGGCGGAGCGTCCGGTATGGCGCATCAGCGCGAACCTGGCCGTCTCGGACCATAACGTGCCGACCACCGACCGCAGCCAGGGGATCGCCGACCCGGTGTCGAAGCTGCAGGTCGATACGCTGGATGCCAACTGCGACAGCTTCGGCATCACCCAGTTCAAGATGACCGACCACCGCCAGGGCATCGTGCACGTGATCGGGCCGGAGCAGGGCGCGACGCTGCCGGGCATGACGGTGGTGTGCGGCGACTCGCATACCAGCACGCACGGCGCCTTCGGCGCGCTGGCGCACGGCATCGGCACCTCTGAAGTCGAGCACGTGCTGGCCACGCAGACGCTGCTGGGCAAGAAGGCAAAGAACATGCTGGTCAGGGTGGAAGGCAAGCTGCCGCGCGGCTGCACCGCCAAGGACATCGTGCTCGCCATCATCGGCAAGATCGGTACCGCCGGCGGCACCGGCTACACCATCGAGTTTGCCGGCTCGGCCATCCGCGACCTGACCATGGAAGGCCGCATGACGGTCTGCAACATGGCCATCGAAGCGGGCGCGCGCGCCGGCCTGGTGGCGGTGGACGACGTCACGCTGGAATACGTCAAGGGCCGCCCGTACGCGCCGCAGGGTGTGGAGTGGGAGCAGGCCGTGGCCTACTGGCGCACGCTGCATTCGGATGCGGGCGCCAAATTCGACCAGGTGGTCGAGCTGCGTGCCGAAGAGATCCGCCCGCAGGTGACCTGGGGCACCTCGCCGGAAATGGTCATCAGCATCGAAGACCGCGTGCCGGATCCCGAGAAGGAAAAGGACTCGACCAAGCGCAACGCCATGGAGCGCGCGCTGGAATACATGGGCCTGCAGCCCAACGTGCCGGTGGAGAGCATCAGTATCGACAAGGTCTTCATCGGCTCGTGCACCAACAGCCGTATCGAAGACATGCGCGCCGCCGCGTGGGTGGTGCAGAAGCTGGGCCGCAAGATCGCATCCAACGTCAAGCTGGCGCTGGTGGTGCCGGGTTCGGGCCTGGTCAAGGAACAGGCCGAGCGCGAAGGCCTGGACAAGATCTTCAAGGCCGCCGGCTTTGAATGGCGCGAGCCGGGCTGCTCGATGTGCCTGGCCATGAACGCCGACCGCCTCGATCCGGGCGAGCGCTGCGCGTCGACCTCGAACCGCAACTTCGAAGGCCGTCAGGGCGCCGGTGGCCGTACCCACCTGGTGAGCCCGGCGATGGCAGCGGCTGCCGCCATCGAAGGCCATTTCGTCGACATCCGCAAGCTGGGCTGA
- a CDS encoding ABC transporter ATP-binding protein → MLKLEQVHTHYGAVEALSGVSIEVNKGEIVTLIGSNGAGKTTLMMTVCGTPRASRGRVLFEGEDITNRSTHEIMRLGLAISPEGRRVFPSLTVLENLKMGGFFARRDEIEAGIEHVFKLFPRLNQRASQRAGTMSGGEQQMLAIGRALMSRPRLLLLDEPTLGLAPLIIAQIFDIIRTIRDEGVTVFLVEQNANKALQVADRGYVLETGKVVLADTGANLLANDRIKAAYLGG, encoded by the coding sequence ATGCTGAAGCTGGAACAGGTCCATACCCACTACGGCGCCGTCGAGGCGCTGTCGGGCGTATCGATCGAAGTCAACAAGGGGGAGATCGTCACCCTGATCGGCAGCAACGGTGCCGGCAAGACGACGCTGATGATGACCGTGTGCGGCACGCCGCGTGCGTCCAGAGGGCGCGTGCTGTTCGAGGGCGAGGACATCACCAACCGCTCGACGCACGAGATCATGCGGTTGGGGCTCGCGATCTCGCCCGAGGGCCGGCGCGTGTTCCCGAGCCTGACCGTGCTGGAAAACCTGAAGATGGGCGGCTTCTTTGCCAGGCGCGACGAGATCGAGGCCGGCATCGAGCACGTGTTCAAGCTGTTCCCGCGGCTGAACCAGCGCGCCAGCCAGCGTGCCGGCACCATGTCGGGCGGCGAGCAGCAGATGCTGGCGATCGGCCGCGCGCTGATGAGCCGGCCCCGGCTGCTGCTGCTGGACGAGCCCACGCTCGGCCTCGCGCCGCTGATCATCGCGCAGATCTTCGACATCATCCGGACCATTCGTGACGAGGGCGTCACCGTGTTCCTGGTCGAGCAGAACGCCAACAAGGCGCTGCAGGTCGCGGATCGGGGCTATGTGCTGGAGACCGGCAAGGTGGTGCTGGCCGATACCGGTGCTAACCTGCTGGCCAATGACCGGATCAAGGCTGCCTACCTGGGCGGCTGA
- the livG gene encoding high-affinity branched-chain amino acid ABC transporter ATP-binding protein LivG, with product MTSLQQAELLKVSGLQMRFGGLLAVDGIDFDVRKDEVFAIIGPNGAGKTTVFNCVGGFYKPTAGDVTLDGHDIAGLPSHEVARQGLVRTFQNIRLFKSLTVVENLLVAQHLQVQSGILRGLFATPAYRRAEREALERAAVWLERMGLTKVANREAGTLSYGHQRRLEIARCMITKPRLLMLDEPAAGLNPQEKVELQQLIDQLRREFGIAVLLIEHDMSLVMGVSDRILVMEHGKPIVIGKPDEVRNDPRVIKAYLGED from the coding sequence ATGACTAGTTTGCAACAAGCCGAATTGTTGAAAGTATCCGGCCTGCAGATGCGCTTCGGCGGCCTGCTCGCCGTGGACGGCATCGATTTCGATGTCCGCAAGGATGAGGTCTTCGCCATCATCGGCCCCAACGGCGCCGGCAAGACCACGGTGTTCAACTGCGTCGGCGGCTTCTACAAGCCGACCGCGGGCGATGTCACGCTGGATGGCCACGACATCGCCGGCCTGCCCAGCCACGAGGTGGCGCGCCAGGGCCTGGTGCGGACCTTCCAGAACATCCGCCTGTTCAAGTCGCTGACGGTGGTGGAAAACCTGCTGGTGGCGCAACACCTGCAGGTGCAGTCCGGCATCCTGCGCGGCCTGTTTGCCACCCCGGCCTATCGCCGTGCCGAGCGCGAGGCGCTGGAACGCGCCGCGGTCTGGCTGGAGCGGATGGGCCTGACCAAGGTGGCCAACCGCGAGGCCGGCACGCTGTCGTACGGCCACCAGCGCCGGCTGGAGATCGCACGCTGCATGATCACCAAGCCGCGCCTGCTGATGCTGGACGAGCCCGCCGCAGGCCTGAACCCGCAGGAGAAGGTCGAGCTGCAGCAGCTGATCGACCAACTGCGCCGCGAATTCGGCATTGCCGTGCTGCTGATCGAGCACGACATGAGCCTGGTGATGGGCGTGTCCGACCGCATCCTGGTGATGGAGCACGGCAAGCCTATCGTGATCGGCAAGCCCGACGAAGTGCGCAATGACCCGCGCGTGATCAAGGCCTACCTGGGAGAGGACTGA